One Festucalex cinctus isolate MCC-2025b chromosome 1, RoL_Fcin_1.0, whole genome shotgun sequence genomic region harbors:
- the pgls gene encoding 6-phosphogluconolactonase isoform X2 — MQDVYNASRVDFSHAFKQQVDESTINMIGRRVVVFPTSAELGPALSHLVTSRAEQAVNSRGRFTLGLSGGSLVTMLSKELLTVPGLDCSKWVVGFCDERVVPFDSPDSTYGLYKSHFFSKINIPEDAILAIDFSIPVKECAEDYSRKLRKAFPNDDVPVFDLLLLGMGPDGHTCSLFPDHPLLEEGQKIVAPISDSPKPPPERVTMTFSVVNATRCAAFVSTGGSKAPVLKEVLEGREGPPFPAARVRPTNGELLWLIDEPAAAALTMKVERLGSGAKI, encoded by the exons TCAACATGATCGGCAGGAGAGTCGTGGTGTTTCCCACCTCAGCAGAGCTTGGCCCGGCGCTGTCCCACCTGGTGACCTCTCGGGCAGAGCAGGCAGTCAACTCCCGGGGCAGGTTCACCCTGGGTCTCTCCGGAGGGAGCCTGGTAACCATGCTCAGCAAAGAGCTGCTAACTGTGCCGGGTTTGGACTGCAGCAAGTGGGTGGTGGGTTTCTGTGACGAGAGAGTGGTGCCATTTGACAGTCCTGACAGCACCTATGGCCTCTATAAG AGTCATTTCTTTTCGAAGATCAACATCCCAGAAGACGCAATCTTAGCCATTGACTTCTCAATCCCAGTGAAGGAGTGTGCTGAGGATTACTCTCGTAAACTCAGAAAG GCTTTCCCCAATGACGACGTCCCCGTGTTTGACCTGCTCCTGCTGGGCATGGGGCCTGACGGACACACATGCTCCCTCTTCCCTGATCACCCTCTTTTAGAG GAGGGCCAGAAGATCGTGGCTCCCATCAGCGACTCTCCCAAGCCACCACCAGAGCGCGTGACCATGACATTTTCCGTGGTGAACGCCACCCGCTGTGCTGCTTTCGTGTCCACTGGGGGCAGCAAAGCGCCTGTTTTGAAG GAGGTTCTGGAGGGACGTGAGGGCCCGCCGTTCCCAGCAGCCCGCGTCCGCCCGACAAACGGGGAGCTGTTGTGGCTCATCGACGAGCCCGCCGCCGCTGCTTTAACGATGAAGGTGGAGAGGCTGGGCTCTGGGGCCAAGATTTAG
- the pgls gene encoding 6-phosphogluconolactonase isoform X3 gives MIGRRVVVFPTSAELGPALSHLVTSRAEQAVNSRGRFTLGLSGGSLVTMLSKELLTVPGLDCSKWVVGFCDERVVPFDSPDSTYGLYKSHFFSKINIPEDAILAIDFSIPVKECAEDYSRKLRKAFPNDDVPVFDLLLLGMGPDGHTCSLFPDHPLLEEGQKIVAPISDSPKPPPERVTMTFSVVNATRCAAFVSTGGSKAPVLKEVLEGREGPPFPAARVRPTNGELLWLIDEPAAAALTMKVERLGSGAKI, from the exons ATGATCGGCAGGAGAGTCGTGGTGTTTCCCACCTCAGCAGAGCTTGGCCCGGCGCTGTCCCACCTGGTGACCTCTCGGGCAGAGCAGGCAGTCAACTCCCGGGGCAGGTTCACCCTGGGTCTCTCCGGAGGGAGCCTGGTAACCATGCTCAGCAAAGAGCTGCTAACTGTGCCGGGTTTGGACTGCAGCAAGTGGGTGGTGGGTTTCTGTGACGAGAGAGTGGTGCCATTTGACAGTCCTGACAGCACCTATGGCCTCTATAAG AGTCATTTCTTTTCGAAGATCAACATCCCAGAAGACGCAATCTTAGCCATTGACTTCTCAATCCCAGTGAAGGAGTGTGCTGAGGATTACTCTCGTAAACTCAGAAAG GCTTTCCCCAATGACGACGTCCCCGTGTTTGACCTGCTCCTGCTGGGCATGGGGCCTGACGGACACACATGCTCCCTCTTCCCTGATCACCCTCTTTTAGAG GAGGGCCAGAAGATCGTGGCTCCCATCAGCGACTCTCCCAAGCCACCACCAGAGCGCGTGACCATGACATTTTCCGTGGTGAACGCCACCCGCTGTGCTGCTTTCGTGTCCACTGGGGGCAGCAAAGCGCCTGTTTTGAAG GAGGTTCTGGAGGGACGTGAGGGCCCGCCGTTCCCAGCAGCCCGCGTCCGCCCGACAAACGGGGAGCTGTTGTGGCTCATCGACGAGCCCGCCGCCGCTGCTTTAACGATGAAGGTGGAGAGGCTGGGCTCTGGGGCCAAGATTTAG